A genomic segment from Aegilops tauschii subsp. strangulata cultivar AL8/78 chromosome 1, Aet v6.0, whole genome shotgun sequence encodes:
- the LOC109766955 gene encoding uncharacterized protein produces MMDREIVGRHARGMLLAGYAYGLHDPVCNILANCLWHDAVFPASSSPEVLQPMMLSCKAIFRLARRSLDALVAFMRAYAPALSAEEAMSYLSRSHGNLHHAAVLVDREGVFHTNRMDDAFRAAILAAHLPSDAAREAQFFFIVNCAPTDAFLAKHGIHGHPLAFGLSDLRPQSNSSLIVLEFVKLAASSLALTQPPPSSPSLSQGAYRALRIKMHAFKRDQEFCLGIVNIALKKLAFQFGELYQIHLLCGKSLVTLVPDSYYHVNFLASRESEPNQPKLFFAEDRASLKDVDDVTLCCPVTLSGRTGGCSACEYMGMKLIHPVDEKFNGQCDFTKGKDPHIVELFRKEPTSEFDVPLIDDYIFFELDQHPEVITFLETSYSYMSDDQVDPSLLWFENYMP; encoded by the exons ATGATGGACCGCGAGATCGTCGGCCGGCACGCGCGCGGCATGCTGCTCGCGGGCTACGCTTACGGCCTCCACGACCCCGTCTGCAACATCCTCGCCAACTGTCTCTGGCACGATGCGGTGTTCCCCGCTTCCTCGAGCCCGGAGGTTCTTCAGCCCATGATGCTGAGCTGCAAGGCCATATTCCGCCTGGCTCGCCGCTCCCTCGATGCCCTTGTCGCCTTCATGAGGGCGTACGCGCCCGCCCTGTCTGCTGAAGAGGCCATGTCCTACCTGAGCAGAAGCCATGGCAATCTTCACCATGCCGCCGTGCTTGTTGACAGAGAAGGTGTCTTCCACACAAACCGCATGGACGACGCCTTCAGGGCTGCCATTCTGGCAGCGCATCTCCCTAGTGACGCAGCTCGCGAGGCTCAATTCTTTTTCATTGTCAACTGTGCTCCTACAGATGCTTTTCTTGCAAAGCATGGAATTCATGGTCACCCATTAGCTTTTGGATTATCTGACCTGAGGCCGCAAAGCAATTCATCGCTTATAGTGCTCGAATTTGTCAAGTTGGCTGCTTCCAGTTTAGCCCTCACACAGCCGCCACCAAGCTCGCCGAGCCTAAGCCAAGGAGCATATAGAGCGTTAAGGATCAAGATGCATGCCTTCAAGAGGGATCAGGAGTTTTGCCTTGGTATAGTAAACATTGCACTCAAGAAACTTGCGTTCCAGTTTGGG GAACTTTATCAGATTCATCTACTATGCGGCAAAAGTTTGGTCACTTTGGTTCCTGATAGCTATTATCATGTCAACTTTTTGGCATCACGCGAGAGCGAGCCTAATCAGCCTAAGCTGTTTTTTGCTGAGGATCGTGCTTCACTTAAAGATGTGGATGATGTGACCTTGTGCTGCCCTGTGACATTATCAGGAAGAACTG GTGGATGCTCTGCTTGTGAGTATATGGGAATGAAACTCATTCATCCTGTAGATGAGAAGTTCAATGGACAATGTGACTTCACTAAGGGTAAAGACCCACACATTGTTGAACTTTTCAGGAAAGAACCTACCTCAGAGTTTGATGTTCCACTGATTGATGATTACATTTTCTTTGAGCTTGATCAACACCCTGAGGTTATAACCTTCCTGGAGACCTCTTACTCCTATATGAGTGATGATCAAGTGGACCCGAGTCTTTTGTGGTTTGAAAATTACATGCCTTGA